The Sagittula stellata E-37 sequence GCCATCGCATAGGCCGGGTCGAGGTCGAGGGCCAGCGTGACGGCGCGGGCGTCTGTGCGCTGCACGAGGTAGAGCATCACCGCACGGTGCCCCTGCCCTGCCATTGCCGCCAGTTCGCCCAGGTGTTTCGCGCCGCGTGCCGTGCGGCTGTCGGGAAATTCTGCGAGGCCGGGCTGGCGTGAGAGCGTGACGGATTTGACCTCGACGTAGGTGTCCGGTTTTCCGCCGCCCGTCAGCAGGAAGTCGATGCGGCTGTTCTCGCCGTACTTCACCTCCGGTCTCACCGTGTCGTAACCGGCGAGCCCCGCGACCTCGCCCGCTGTGAGGGCGTCCTTCAGCACGCGGTTGGCGGCGCCCGTGTCGACACCGGTGAAGTGGCCGCCACCGTGGTCGACCAGCCGCCAGGCCCAATTCAGCTTTTTCCTCGGGTCGTCGTTGGGTTCCAGCCAGATCCGCTGGCCCGGATCGGCCAGCCCCAGCATGGAGCCGGGGTTGGCGACATGGGCGGTCACCTGCGTGCCGTCGTCCAGCGTGCAGTCCGCGAGGAACCGTTTGTAGCGGCGCTCAAGGGTCGCGGGCACCAGATGTGTTTGAAAGCGCATGGAGCGGGGCCTATACGTTAACCACCTGGAGGCGCAAGGCGCCCGGGACACAAAGGAGGTGCCGCATATGCCCAATCCCACCGCCGCCATGCTGGTGATCGGGGACGAGATCCTGTCAGGCCGGACGCGCGACAGCAACATGCACCACCTCGCGCAGGAATTCACCCGGCACGGCATCGACCTGCGCGAAGTGCGCATGGTCTCCGACGACCGGGCGGCGATCGTGGCGGCGGTCAACGCGCTGCGCCATGGCTTCGACCATGTGGTGACCTCGGGCGGGATCGGGCCGACGCACGACGACATCACCGCGCCCTGCGTGGCCGAGGCCTTCGGCGTGCCGATCTCGGTCAGGGAGGATGCGCGCGCGATCCTGCAGGCGCATTACGACCGTTCCGGCACCGAGATGAACGAGGCGCGCCTCAGAATGGCGCGCATTCCGGACGGCGCGACGCTGATCGACAATCCGATTTCCGCCGCCCCCGGCTTCAGTCTCGGCAACGTGCATGTCATGGCGGGCGTGCCGCAGATCTTCGAGGCGATGGTCGCGAGCCTGCTGTCCACCCTCGTTGGCGGCGCGCCGCTGCTGTCGCAGACCCTGCGCGTCCAGCGCGGCGAGGGCATGGTGGCGGAGCCGCTCGGGGCGCTGGCCGAGGAGTTCTCGGACCTGCAGTTCGGGTCCTACCCGTTCCAGAAGGACGGTGCCTTCGGAACAAACGTGGTCGTGCGCGGCACCGATGCCGGGCGGCTCGACGCCGCGATGACTCGGCTCAATGCCCTTTTCGGCGATTGAAGGACGACGATGATCCACCTCAAACCCGATCTGTCGCGGCTGTTTTCGGTCCTCGACACGACCTGGCCCGCGGCGGCGCGGGTTGAGACCGGCCCCTGGACCCTGCGCGAGGGGCGGGGCGGCGGCAAGAGGGTGTCGGCGGCCACGGCGCGCGGCGCGTGGCGGGTGGACGACTTGACCGCCGCCGAGACGGCGATGCGGCTGATGGGGCAGCCTGCGCTCTTCATGATCCGGCCCGGGGACGAGACGCTCGACATTGCGCTGGAAGCGCAAGGCTACGACCGGGTCGATCCGACGAACCTTTGGCTGGCGCCGATCGACCACCTGACCGATCTGAAGCTGCCGCGTGTCTCCGCCTTTGCCATCTGGGAGCCGCTGGCGATCATGAACGAGATCTGGGAGGACGGCGGCATCGGCGAGGCGCGGCGCCGGGTGATGGACCGCGCGGCCCAGCCCAAGACCGGCCTTTTCGGGCGGGTGTCCGACCGGCCCGCCGGCGCGGGCTTCTGCGGCATCCACGAAGGCGTGGCCATGGTGCATGCGCTGCACATCCTGTCGGACCATCGCGGCAAGGCGTTGGGAGGATGGATGATGCGGTGCGCCGCACTCTGGGCCGCGCGGAAGGGCGCGCGCTGGATGGCCTGCGCCGCCACCGCAGAAAACGACGCGGCCAGCGCGCTCTATGCCTCGTTGCACATGGAGGTGGCCGGGCAGTACCATTACCGGATGTACCAAAGCGAAGGCGAAGACGCGTGACAGACACCAGACCCACGGCCCTGAACCTGCCCATGATGGACCCCCTGCCGGAGGCGACGCAGAAATACTTCGACGTTTGCCGGGACAAACTTGGCATGGTGCCGAACGTGCTGAAGGCCTATGCCTTCGACGTCGACAAGCTGAACGCCTTCACCGCCATGTACAACGACCTGATGCTGGCGGACTCCGGCCTGAGCAAGCTGGAGCGCGAGATGATCGCGGTCGTCGTCTCTTCGGTGAACAAGTGCTTTTACTGCCTGACCGCCCATGGCGCCGCCGTCCGGCAACTGTCGGGCGATCCGAAACTGGGCGAGATGCTGGTGATGAACTGGCGCGTGGCCGACCTGTCGGAACGCCAGCACGCGATGCTCTGGTTCGCCGAGAAGATGACGAAAGCCAGCGCCGAGATCGGCGACTACGACCGCGAGGCGTTGCGCGATGCGGGCTTCACCGACCGCGACATCTGGGACATCGCCAATGTGGCGGGGTTTTTCAACATGACGAACCGCGTCGCGTCTGCCACGGACATGCGCCCGAACGATGAATATCACGCGCAGGCGCGCTGATACCCGGCGGCGTCTGGCCGGCCTTGCAGTCCTGGTCCTGCTGTGCGGCCCTGCGCGCGCGCTCGACCTGCCGCTGCCGGGATCGTCCGAGCAGACCTTCGACACCGTGCAGGACCCGGGCGTCTACGCCTTGCCCACCGGGCCATGGGCTGATGACGCCCTGCCCACCCGCCGGATCGAAGGACGGATCGAGGTGTCTTCGTGGCGGGTGCCCAAGTCCGGGCTGACCTCCTTCCAGTTGCTGAAACCGCTGCGCGACGCCTTGGTGGCCGAGGGTTTCGAGATCGTGCTCGACTGCGCGGCGGCGGTCTGTGGCGGCTTCGACTTCCGCTTTGCCACGCTGGTGGTGCCCGCGCCGGAGATGTTCGTCAGTCTCGACGACTTCCGGTTCGTCTCGGCCGTCGGACCGGAGGGCGGCGCCGTATCGGTGCTGACCAGCCGTGGCCCGTCCGATGGGTACGTGCAGGTGATCCGGGCCGGTCAGGACGTGCAGGCCGAGATCACGCGCGACGCCCCTGCCTTGGCACGGACGTCGGGCGCAGCCATCGACCCGGGTGACATTCCCGCCGCGCTGGAGCGGGACGGCCATGTGACCCTGTCGGACCTCGTGTTCCGGTCTGGATCGACTGACCTTGGCGGGGACGACATCGCCTCCCTCGACGCGCTGGCGCAGTACCTTTCCGACAACCCGACCCGGCGCATCCTGTTCGTCGGCCACACGGACGCGACGGGCTCGCTGGAGGCCAACCGGGGTGTCTCTCTGCGCCGGGCGCAGGCCGCGGTGGCCTACCTGCGCAGCCGTCACGACACCGACGCCGGGCGGATCGGGGCGGAGGGCGCGGGTTACCTCGCCCCGGTTGCCAGCAACCTCACCGCCGAGGGGCGGGAGGCCAACCGCCGCGTCGAGGCGGTGCTGATCTCCACCGAATAGCCCTAGCGCAGCCAGCCGGTGCCCACCGCACGCTCCCACGTCCTGCGCCCGTGCACGCGGCCAGTGGTGTGTCTGTCTCGGTCAGGTGGCCGCATCCGGCTCGGGCCCGGCCAGAAAGGCGCATCCGGTGCCCTATTTGCAAGGTCGCCGCACGCCAAGCGACTGCCCCACGGCACAGGTGATGAAAAAACCCCCGACGACTTCTGTCATCGGGGGCCAGTTTGCCTAGCATCAGGCGGGGGAAACAGATCTTGTCATTCTACCGGGGGTGCTCAGGCCCCGGATCTTACCACTTCTGCGGGCCCTTTTCGGCAAAGGCATGCACAAGGAAATCGATGAAGGCGCGGACCTTGGGCTGCGTGAAGCGGCCCGGCGGATACACGGCGTATACACCCTGCATTTCCATCGGCAGATCGGGGATCGCATCCTCGACCAGCCCCTGCTCCATCGCGTCGTGATAGAGGTAGGACGGCAGGTAGGCGATGCCCAGACCGGCGATGCACGCGTTCAGAAGGGACTGCCCGTCGTTGACAGTCAGCCAGCCCGCCGTGCGCACCTGCCGTTTCTCGCCCGAGGGCGCGGTCAGCTTCCACACGTTGCCGGAGGCCTGGTTGGAATAATGCAGCAGCTTATGTTCGTTCAGGTCGTCGATCCGCGAAGGTCGCCCGTATTTCTGGAAATAGGAGGGCGAGGCGATCATGCGCTTCGTCGTCTCGGTCAGCTTGCGCGCACGCAGGGTGCTGTCCTCCAGCTCGCCGATGCGCACGGCCATGTCGAAGCCTTCGGAGATGAGTTCGACGTAGCGGTTGTTCAACACCATGTTCACGGTGATGTCCGGGAATTCGGCCAGAAATTCACCCAGCACGGGGCTCAGGTGGTTCACCCCGAAATCGGTCGCCACGCTGATCCGCAACAGGCCGGAGGGCGCCGACTGCATCGAGGTGACAAGCGCGTCGGCCTCTCCCGCGTCGTTCAGGACGCGACGGGCGCGGTCGTAATACGCCAGCCCGATTTCCGTCGGGGAAACCCGCCGTGTCGTCCGGTTCAGAAGGCGGGCGCCAAGACGCGCTTCCAAACTCGATACGTGCTTGGACACGGCCGACTTGGAAATACCCATCTTCTTTGCCGCATCGGTGAACCCTCCCTGGTCCACCACCGTGGCGAATGCTTCCATTTCGGTCAGACGATCCATTCTCGTCTCCTCGTCCAATCTCGTTCCTGTTGTTTATGCAGGCGAACAGGGGCCGAAATGGGGCGCGGTAAAGACAATAAAGCGGTTTCTGCCCTGACTGGCGAACGAGAGGAAACGGCTTAACCGAGCCGGCAAACGAAAACCCCCGACGCGCGGGCCGGGGGTTTCGTTCAGGTCATGAAGGTCGGATCAGGCGGCTTTGCGACCGTGGGTGCCTTCCTCGATCTCCTCGACGATCTTCGACACGAAGTCCTTCAGGTCGTCGGGCTGGCGGCTGGTGACGATGCCGTTGTCGGCCACGACCGACGTGTCCATCACCTTGGCGCCGGCGTTCTCGAGGTCCGTGCGGATCGAGGTGTAGCAGGTCATCCGGCGACCGGCGACGATGCCTGCCTCGATCAGGACCCAAGGCGCGTGGCAGACCGCGGCGACAACTTTGCCCTGGTCGTGGAACGTACGCACCAGTGCCAGAACCGGCTCCTCGACGCGCAGCAGATCGGGATTGATCTGGCCGCCGGGGATGACAAGCGCGTCGTAGTCATGCGGGTTGGCATCCTCAATCTTCAGGTCGGCCTCGGCCTCGCGGCCCCAGTCGGAGCCTTCCCAGCCCTTGATCGCCTTGCCGTCGAGCGTGGCGACATGCACCTCGGCACCCTTGGCGCGCAGCTGGTCGCGGGGGAATTCCAGTTCCGATTGCTCGAAACCGTGCGTGGAGATGATCAGTACTTTTGCTTCTGCGATATTCGGCATGGGAGCCTCCTGTCGTGTGTTTCATATGCGCGGCGTTGCGTGTCGCGCTCTGACAGATAAACGGACAGACCCCGCGCAGAGTTCCTGCGCGGGGTCCCCGGATCAGCCTTCCGTGGCGGGAGGCGGCGGCGCCTCGGACGTGGTGCCCAGGAAGGGCCGGCGCTGTTTCGGCTTGCCCGCGTCGGGGCCGTACCAGTCCTCGTTGCGGGTGACGATCATGGTCAGCGCCAGCGCGAGGAAGGCCAGCGTCGAGCCCGCCAGCAGGGCGTAATCCGCCGAGCGCAGGATCAGGTAGAGCACCCCGTAAACCACCACCAGCATCGCGCCCAGCACCAGGGCGCGGCGGCCCAGGTTCAGTGCCACGACCCCGAACAGCGTCAGCAGACCGATCACCGCCGCGCTCGACAGCGCGTAGGCCAGCGCAAAGCCCAGGTGTTCGGCGTAGGATACCATCAGCAAAACGAAGGTCGTCTGCGCCAGACCGGCCAGAATGTACTGCACGGGGTGCGCGGGCCGCCCGGTGCCGCGTTCGGTCAACAGGATCGTCAGGAAGGTCAGCGCGATGAACAGGATGCCGTAGCGCGCCGCCCGATAGGCTTTCTGGTAGAAGTCGTTGGGCGTCAGGTATTCCACCCCGAAGGTGGTGCGGCGCGCCGCGTCGTCGGGATCGTCCAGCCCGGCCTGCGGCATCGACCGCGCCAGATGCGGGATCGTCCATTCGGCGGTAAAGCCGTCCTCGGTCACGGTGGACCCATCCGGAAGGAAGGCGCCGGTGAACGACGGATGCGGCCAGTCGCTGGTCATCGTGACACGAGAGGTGCGCCCCACCGGCGACACCATCATGAGCTGCGCGCCGTTCATCCCGAGGCGCATGTCGTAGCGGTCCCGCGCCCTCGGGTCGCCGACCAGCGCCTTCACGCCAGAGCGCTGCGACATGGGTTCCAGCGGCAGCGCTTCGCCACCCTCTTCCAGCCGCGCTTCGCCGCGCAGGGACCGGTTGTTGTAGACGCCGAACCAGACCTCTGCCCGATCCCAGCGCAGCCGCTGGTCGGGGCCGATCAGGCGCTCTGCCGCGGCGGTGTCGAAATCGAAACCGGCATCGACCTGTGCCGTATAGACCGGCACCCGGAAGATCCCGCGCCGCCGTTCCTGCGTCTGCGTCGCGATGTCGACGTCGAAGGCCTCGGGCAGCAGGTGCACCGGCGCGCTTGCCTCCTGCACGGTCTCCCGGAACCGCTCGAACAGGTCATCGCCGGTCTCCGGGTCGGTCTGCACCACACCTGTCTCCGGGTCGATCTTCGGCCGCGACGCCACCCGCGTCACGGTGGTCTCCACCGGGATGACAAGCTGCGGGCCATAGACGTACTGACGGCCACCCCACTCCTCGCCGACGCTGTCGATCGTCGCCTCAGAATAGGACTTCCGGGAATCGATGACCTCCGCCGCGAAGAACAGGGGGATGAACATGAGAAGGGTGAGAAGGCCGACGATCAGGAACCGTCGCCCCGATGATCTGAGCATGGCAATGTCCTCCGATAAATGACTTTGGCCACAATGGCGCGCCCCGTGTGCAGGCGCGCCCTGTCATTTCTGCAGGACCTGTGCAGGCCTGTGCCCGGTCAGAGCGTCGCCGCCAGCCGCACCCCCTGGTCGATGGCACGCTTGGCGTCCAGTTCCGCAGCCACGTCCGCCCCGCCGATCACATGGCAGGTCCGGCCCACCGCCTCAAGCGCATCGGCCAGGCCGCGCGCGCTGACCTGTCCCGCGCACAGCACAACCGTGTCGCAGGCGATGACCTCGGGCCGTTCGCGCGCCTCGCCATGGGAGATGTGCAGGCCAGCGTCGTCGATGCGCTCGTAATTGACGCCCGCCTTCATCTCGACCGCCTTCATCTGCAGCCCCGCGCGGTGGATCCAGCCCGTCGTCTTGCCCAGCCTCTTGCCAGGCTTCTCGGACTTGCGTTGCAGCATCACCACCTCGCGCACCGGCGCGTCGGGCTGCGGCCCCTCGGGCGAAAGGCCGGACCGCGCCTCGGCGGGATCGGTCACGCCCCATTCCCGCATCCAGTCCGGCAGGCTTTCGGTCGGGCTGTCCCCGGTCACGAGGAACTCCGACACGTCGAAACCGATGCCCCCGGCGCCGATCACGGCGACCCTCTTGCCCGCCTCCGCGCCGTGACGCAGCACGTCGATGTAGCCCAGCACCGAAGGATGATCCTGCCCGGGGATCTGCGGATCGCGCGGGGTGACGCCGGTGGCGACGATGATCTCGTCGAAGTCCGCCACGTCCTCCGCCCCCACGCGCCGCCCCAGCGCCAGCGTCACGCCCTTGTCGACCAGCATCGCGCGGAACCAGTCGACCAGCCCGTGGAACTCTTCCTTGCCGGGGATGACCTTGGCCATGTTCAACTGCCCGCCGATCTCCGCCGCCGCATCGAACAGCGTGACGGAATGGCCGCGCTCGGCGCAGGTGATCGCCGCCGACATGCCCGCTGGTCCCGCGCCCACCACAGCCACGGTCTTCGTGATCTCGGCGGGGGCGACCACCAGCTCCGTCTCGAACCCGGCCTTCGGGTTCACCAGACAGGACGACACCTTGCCCGCGAATGTGTGGTCGAGGCAGGCCTGGTTGCAGGCGATGCAGGGCGCGATCAACTCCGGCCGCCCGGCCACCGCCTTGGCGACGAAGTCCGGATCGGCGAGGAATGGCCGCGCCAGCGACACCATGTCGGCGCAGCCCTCCGCCAGCACCTCTTCCGCCACCTCCGGCGTGTTGATCCGGTTCGAACAGATCAGCGGCACGCCGACCTTGCCCATCAGCTTTTGCGTGACCCAGGCGAAAGCCCGGCGCGGCACCGACGTGGCGATGGTCGGCACCCGCGCCTCGTGCCAGCCGATGCCGGTGTTGATGATCGACGCGCCCGCCGCCTCCACCGCCTGAGCAAGCTGCACGACCTCCTCATGGGTCGAACCGTTGGGGACGAGGTCGATCATCGACAGCCGGTAGATCAGGATGAAGTCCGCGCCCACCGCCGCGCGCACGCGCTTCACCACCTCCACCGGCAGCCGCATCCGGTTCTCGTAAGACCCGCCCCAGCGGTCGGTGCGCTTGTTGGTGTGGGTCACGAGGAACTGGTTCAGGAAATACCCTTCCGAGCCCATGACCTCCACGCCGTCATAGCCCGCCTCGCGGGCACGCGCGGCGGCGGTGGCGATGTCGCCGATCT is a genomic window containing:
- the sfsA gene encoding DNA/RNA nuclease SfsA, which encodes MRFQTHLVPATLERRYKRFLADCTLDDGTQVTAHVANPGSMLGLADPGQRIWLEPNDDPRKKLNWAWRLVDHGGGHFTGVDTGAANRVLKDALTAGEVAGLAGYDTVRPEVKYGENSRIDFLLTGGGKPDTYVEVKSVTLSRQPGLAEFPDSRTARGAKHLGELAAMAGQGHRAVMLYLVQRTDARAVTLALDLDPAYAMAFANAAEAGVETLALGCKIAPEGIDLGQALPFRAP
- a CDS encoding peroxidase-related enzyme (This protein belongs to a clade of uncharacterized proteins related to peroxidases such as the alkylhydroperoxidase AhpD.); its protein translation is MTDTRPTALNLPMMDPLPEATQKYFDVCRDKLGMVPNVLKAYAFDVDKLNAFTAMYNDLMLADSGLSKLEREMIAVVVSSVNKCFYCLTAHGAAVRQLSGDPKLGEMLVMNWRVADLSERQHAMLWFAEKMTKASAEIGDYDREALRDAGFTDRDIWDIANVAGFFNMTNRVASATDMRPNDEYHAQAR
- a CDS encoding GNAT family N-acetyltransferase, with amino-acid sequence MIHLKPDLSRLFSVLDTTWPAAARVETGPWTLREGRGGGKRVSAATARGAWRVDDLTAAETAMRLMGQPALFMIRPGDETLDIALEAQGYDRVDPTNLWLAPIDHLTDLKLPRVSAFAIWEPLAIMNEIWEDGGIGEARRRVMDRAAQPKTGLFGRVSDRPAGAGFCGIHEGVAMVHALHILSDHRGKALGGWMMRCAALWAARKGARWMACAATAENDAASALYASLHMEVAGQYHYRMYQSEGEDA
- the creD gene encoding cell envelope integrity protein CreD, whose translation is MLRSSGRRFLIVGLLTLLMFIPLFFAAEVIDSRKSYSEATIDSVGEEWGGRQYVYGPQLVIPVETTVTRVASRPKIDPETGVVQTDPETGDDLFERFRETVQEASAPVHLLPEAFDVDIATQTQERRRGIFRVPVYTAQVDAGFDFDTAAAERLIGPDQRLRWDRAEVWFGVYNNRSLRGEARLEEGGEALPLEPMSQRSGVKALVGDPRARDRYDMRLGMNGAQLMMVSPVGRTSRVTMTSDWPHPSFTGAFLPDGSTVTEDGFTAEWTIPHLARSMPQAGLDDPDDAARRTTFGVEYLTPNDFYQKAYRAARYGILFIALTFLTILLTERGTGRPAHPVQYILAGLAQTTFVLLMVSYAEHLGFALAYALSSAAVIGLLTLFGVVALNLGRRALVLGAMLVVVYGVLYLILRSADYALLAGSTLAFLALALTMIVTRNEDWYGPDAGKPKQRRPFLGTTSEAPPPPATEG
- a CDS encoding NADPH-dependent 2,4-dienoyl-CoA reductase, with translation MTSYPHLLRPLDLGHVTLRNRVLMGSMHTNLEERGDWNRVAEFYATRARGGVGLMVTGGMAPNNEGGVFPGAAGLYTPQDIANHRIVTDRVHEAGGRIAMQILHAGRYAYGPDCVAPSPVKSPISPFPPKELDEEGIEKQIGDIATAAARAREAGYDGVEVMGSEGYFLNQFLVTHTNKRTDRWGGSYENRMRLPVEVVKRVRAAVGADFILIYRLSMIDLVPNGSTHEEVVQLAQAVEAAGASIINTGIGWHEARVPTIATSVPRRAFAWVTQKLMGKVGVPLICSNRINTPEVAEEVLAEGCADMVSLARPFLADPDFVAKAVAGRPELIAPCIACNQACLDHTFAGKVSSCLVNPKAGFETELVVAPAEITKTVAVVGAGPAGMSAAITCAERGHSVTLFDAAAEIGGQLNMAKVIPGKEEFHGLVDWFRAMLVDKGVTLALGRRVGAEDVADFDEIIVATGVTPRDPQIPGQDHPSVLGYIDVLRHGAEAGKRVAVIGAGGIGFDVSEFLVTGDSPTESLPDWMREWGVTDPAEARSGLSPEGPQPDAPVREVVMLQRKSEKPGKRLGKTTGWIHRAGLQMKAVEMKAGVNYERIDDAGLHISHGEARERPEVIACDTVVLCAGQVSARGLADALEAVGRTCHVIGGADVAAELDAKRAIDQGVRLAATL
- a CDS encoding type 1 glutamine amidotransferase domain-containing protein translates to MPNIAEAKVLIISTHGFEQSELEFPRDQLRAKGAEVHVATLDGKAIKGWEGSDWGREAEADLKIEDANPHDYDALVIPGGQINPDLLRVEEPVLALVRTFHDQGKVVAAVCHAPWVLIEAGIVAGRRMTCYTSIRTDLENAGAKVMDTSVVADNGIVTSRQPDDLKDFVSKIVEEIEEGTHGRKAA
- a CDS encoding competence/damage-inducible protein A — translated: MPNPTAAMLVIGDEILSGRTRDSNMHHLAQEFTRHGIDLREVRMVSDDRAAIVAAVNALRHGFDHVVTSGGIGPTHDDITAPCVAEAFGVPISVREDARAILQAHYDRSGTEMNEARLRMARIPDGATLIDNPISAAPGFSLGNVHVMAGVPQIFEAMVASLLSTLVGGAPLLSQTLRVQRGEGMVAEPLGALAEEFSDLQFGSYPFQKDGAFGTNVVVRGTDAGRLDAAMTRLNALFGD
- a CDS encoding LysR family transcriptional regulator, coding for MDRLTEMEAFATVVDQGGFTDAAKKMGISKSAVSKHVSSLEARLGARLLNRTTRRVSPTEIGLAYYDRARRVLNDAGEADALVTSMQSAPSGLLRISVATDFGVNHLSPVLGEFLAEFPDITVNMVLNNRYVELISEGFDMAVRIGELEDSTLRARKLTETTKRMIASPSYFQKYGRPSRIDDLNEHKLLHYSNQASGNVWKLTAPSGEKRQVRTAGWLTVNDGQSLLNACIAGLGIAYLPSYLYHDAMEQGLVEDAIPDLPMEMQGVYAVYPPGRFTQPKVRAFIDFLVHAFAEKGPQKW
- a CDS encoding OmpA family protein; protein product: MNITRRRADTRRRLAGLAVLVLLCGPARALDLPLPGSSEQTFDTVQDPGVYALPTGPWADDALPTRRIEGRIEVSSWRVPKSGLTSFQLLKPLRDALVAEGFEIVLDCAAAVCGGFDFRFATLVVPAPEMFVSLDDFRFVSAVGPEGGAVSVLTSRGPSDGYVQVIRAGQDVQAEITRDAPALARTSGAAIDPGDIPAALERDGHVTLSDLVFRSGSTDLGGDDIASLDALAQYLSDNPTRRILFVGHTDATGSLEANRGVSLRRAQAAVAYLRSRHDTDAGRIGAEGAGYLAPVASNLTAEGREANRRVEAVLISTE